A genomic stretch from Antarcticibacterium flavum includes:
- a CDS encoding glycoside hydrolase family 30 protein, whose amino-acid sequence MQIFYSKSFKTLMVFAIVSVFIACEENNNKTEKAELWLTTLDQQSLLKRSEININSTEETEAHATINIDTSTTFQKIDGFGYTLTGGSAMHINAMSDNAKTDLIQELFGTSEGDLGVSYLRLSIGASDLDETTFSYNDLPEGETDESLERFSLAYDTLHLIPVLKKILEVSPDIKIMGSPWSPPTWMKDNNDTRGGSLKKEFYPAYANYFVKYIEAMAEEGITIDAITVQNEPLHPGNNPSLLMEAEDQADFVKNHLGPVFEQNGIATKIILYDHNADRPDYPISILDDPEAAKYIDGSAFHLYGGTIDALSQVHEAHPDKNIYFTEQWVGAPGDFSKEMTWHIENLIIGAPRNWSRNVLEWNLAADENQKPHTDRGGCDRCLGAITITGDDVTREPAYYIIGQASKFVRPGSVRVASNEPDNLPNVAFKTPEGKTAVIIQNKAEEERTVKVDLSGKEVLVTLPAGAVGTLVL is encoded by the coding sequence ATGCAAATTTTTTATTCAAAATCGTTCAAAACACTTATGGTGTTCGCGATTGTTTCAGTATTTATCGCTTGTGAAGAAAATAATAACAAAACAGAAAAAGCGGAATTATGGCTTACCACTCTGGATCAACAATCTTTATTGAAACGATCTGAAATTAATATAAACAGTACAGAAGAAACAGAGGCTCACGCCACAATAAATATTGATACCTCTACAACTTTTCAGAAAATAGATGGCTTTGGTTATACCCTTACAGGTGGAAGTGCAATGCACATCAATGCTATGAGTGATAATGCAAAAACAGATCTAATTCAGGAATTATTTGGAACGAGCGAAGGAGATTTAGGAGTAAGTTATTTGAGATTAAGCATTGGAGCGTCAGACCTTGATGAGACAACCTTTTCTTATAATGACCTGCCGGAAGGGGAAACAGATGAATCTCTTGAAAGATTTAGCCTTGCCTATGACACCCTTCATTTAATTCCGGTTTTAAAGAAAATTCTTGAAGTTTCCCCCGATATTAAAATTATGGGATCACCCTGGTCCCCACCAACCTGGATGAAAGATAATAATGATACACGGGGAGGAAGTTTAAAGAAAGAATTCTATCCGGCCTATGCAAATTACTTCGTGAAATACATTGAGGCAATGGCAGAGGAGGGGATTACAATTGATGCCATTACCGTTCAAAATGAGCCACTACATCCGGGTAATAATCCAAGTTTACTGATGGAAGCAGAAGACCAGGCGGACTTTGTAAAAAATCATTTAGGGCCAGTCTTTGAGCAGAATGGAATTGCTACAAAAATCATTCTTTACGATCATAATGCAGATAGACCAGATTATCCAATTTCTATTTTAGACGATCCGGAGGCGGCAAAATATATAGATGGTTCAGCTTTTCATTTATATGGAGGTACGATTGATGCTTTATCTCAAGTTCACGAAGCTCATCCAGATAAGAATATATATTTCACCGAGCAATGGGTAGGAGCTCCCGGAGATTTTTCCAAGGAAATGACCTGGCACATTGAGAATCTTATCATTGGCGCACCTCGAAACTGGAGCCGGAATGTACTGGAATGGAATCTTGCTGCAGATGAAAATCAAAAACCTCATACAGACAGAGGTGGATGTGATCGTTGTCTTGGAGCAATTACAATCACAGGAGACGACGTTACCCGTGAACCAGCCTATTATATTATTGGACAGGCTTCCAAATTCGTTCGTCCGGGATCTGTACGCGTAGCTTCAAATGAACCTGATAATTTACCGAATGTGGCTTTTAAAACGCCAGAGGGAAAGACAGCAGTGATCATTCAGAATAAAGCTGAAGAAGAAAGAACAGTTAAAGTGGATTTAAGTGGAAAAGAAGTTCTTGTAACTCTTCCTGCAGGTGCTGTGGGAACCCTGGTATTATAA
- a CDS encoding glycoside hydrolase family 3 N-terminal domain-containing protein, with protein MKIRQLVLICSFLVLNLGAVVAQDQQRLDKEEINARAQELLDKMTLEEKVGQMTQVTLDVIGEGENRFSSYEPFNLDKDLLKKAIKEYKVGSFLNTANNRALTKEKWYSIISEIQETNTKESRLNIPIIYGVDEIHGATYTAGATMFPQQIAQAASRNPELVEQGAAITAYETRASGISWNFSPVLDLGMDPRFSRMWESFGEDPYLTSVLGVAMIDGYEGKDNNIGHPEHLASSLKHFLGYHAVTSGKDRTPAYIPEDALREYHLPPFKAAIDAGAHTIMVNSGIINGVPVHANYDLLTTMLKEELNFEGLVVTDWADIENLHRRDRVAASDKEAIKMAINAGVDMSMVPYEYERFFDNLVELVNEGEVAVERIDDAVRRILKVKIALNLFETPVTHYENYPKFGSKEFEQSAYNMAAEAITLLKNEDNILPLKKTAKVLVTGPNANSMRTLNGAWTYSWQGEKTEEFAEDYNTILEAVQNEIGKTNVTFVPGVSYIMEGKYYEDEKDQFEEAIAAADGVDYILLCVGENTYTEKPGDLNDLYLSDNQTELAKKLAATGKPVILILNEGRPRIISKFEKEIQGIIQTYLPGNYGGDAVADVVFGDVNPSGKLPYNYPRYPNALIPYIHKHSEEQTAAEGVYNYEADYSPQFSFGYGLSYTTFEFSDLTIDKESIGRTGNINVEVKVTNTGKRKGKEVVELFSSDLYATGITPDVKRLRRFKKIELEPGETQVVSFILNAEDLAYINRDGKAFVEPGEFELMIKDLKVLFEVLD; from the coding sequence ATGAAAATAAGACAACTTGTATTGATATGCAGCTTCCTGGTTTTAAATCTTGGTGCTGTGGTGGCACAGGATCAACAACGACTTGATAAGGAAGAAATCAACGCTCGTGCCCAGGAACTTTTGGATAAAATGACGCTGGAGGAAAAGGTAGGCCAAATGACCCAGGTTACACTTGATGTTATTGGGGAAGGGGAGAATCGATTTTCCAGCTATGAGCCGTTTAATTTGGATAAAGACCTTTTAAAAAAGGCGATTAAGGAATACAAGGTGGGCTCTTTTTTAAATACAGCCAATAATAGAGCGTTAACTAAGGAAAAATGGTATTCCATTATTAGTGAAATTCAGGAAACTAATACAAAAGAAAGTAGGCTAAACATTCCTATTATCTATGGAGTAGATGAAATTCACGGTGCAACCTATACTGCGGGAGCAACAATGTTTCCTCAACAAATAGCTCAGGCTGCAAGTAGGAATCCGGAGCTTGTGGAACAGGGAGCTGCAATTACTGCGTACGAAACCCGCGCAAGTGGTATTTCCTGGAATTTTTCACCTGTACTGGATTTGGGAATGGACCCTCGCTTTTCCCGTATGTGGGAATCTTTTGGGGAAGACCCATATTTAACTTCTGTCCTGGGAGTGGCAATGATAGATGGTTATGAAGGAAAAGATAATAATATAGGGCATCCGGAGCATCTTGCTTCCAGTTTAAAACACTTTTTAGGATATCATGCGGTTACATCCGGGAAGGATCGTACCCCCGCTTATATCCCTGAGGATGCATTACGCGAATATCATTTACCACCCTTTAAGGCAGCCATAGATGCGGGAGCACATACCATTATGGTAAATTCAGGTATCATCAATGGGGTACCCGTTCATGCCAATTATGACCTGCTTACTACAATGCTAAAGGAAGAATTAAATTTTGAAGGCCTGGTAGTAACAGATTGGGCAGATATTGAAAACCTTCATAGAAGGGATCGTGTAGCCGCAAGTGATAAGGAAGCCATTAAAATGGCAATAAATGCCGGAGTGGATATGTCTATGGTGCCTTATGAATATGAACGTTTCTTTGATAATTTAGTAGAGCTTGTTAATGAAGGTGAGGTTGCTGTAGAACGTATAGATGATGCTGTACGCCGAATTCTTAAGGTGAAAATAGCACTCAATTTATTTGAGACCCCTGTAACCCATTATGAGAACTATCCAAAATTTGGAAGTAAAGAATTTGAGCAGTCAGCATATAATATGGCTGCAGAGGCAATTACCTTATTGAAAAATGAGGATAACATTCTTCCTTTAAAGAAAACTGCCAAAGTACTGGTTACCGGTCCAAATGCCAATTCAATGCGTACCCTTAATGGGGCCTGGACCTACTCCTGGCAGGGTGAAAAAACAGAGGAGTTTGCTGAAGATTATAATACTATACTTGAGGCGGTTCAAAATGAAATAGGAAAGACTAACGTAACCTTTGTTCCCGGCGTGAGCTATATTATGGAGGGGAAATATTACGAAGATGAGAAAGATCAATTTGAGGAAGCTATTGCTGCTGCTGATGGTGTGGATTACATTTTATTATGTGTTGGAGAGAATACTTATACGGAAAAACCAGGTGACTTAAACGATCTATATCTAAGTGATAACCAAACAGAACTCGCGAAGAAACTGGCAGCTACAGGTAAACCAGTAATTTTGATCCTAAATGAAGGCCGTCCCAGGATCATAAGTAAATTTGAAAAGGAAATCCAGGGGATCATACAAACGTATTTACCGGGTAACTATGGTGGAGATGCTGTGGCCGATGTAGTTTTTGGAGATGTAAATCCATCAGGCAAACTTCCTTATAATTACCCAAGATATCCTAATGCCTTGATCCCTTATATCCATAAGCACTCAGAAGAGCAAACTGCGGCTGAAGGGGTATATAATTATGAAGCGGACTATAGCCCACAATTTTCTTTTGGGTACGGTTTAAGCTATACTACTTTTGAGTTTAGCGATCTTACAATAGATAAAGAATCCATTGGCAGAACCGGAAATATTAACGTGGAGGTCAAAGTGACAAACACCGGCAAAAGAAAAGGAAAAGAAGTAGTGGAATTATTTTCTTCCGATCTTTATGCTACAGGAATCACTCCCGATGTAAAACGATTAAGACGATTTAAGAAGATCGAATTAGAACCCGGCGAAACTCAAGTCGTATCTTTTATCTTAAATGCTGAAGATCTTGCCTACATAAACAGGGATGGGAAAGCTTTTGTTGAACCCGGGGAGTTCGAACTAATGATAAAAGATTTGAAAGTTTTATTTGAGGTTTTGGATTAG